One window of Triticum dicoccoides isolate Atlit2015 ecotype Zavitan chromosome 5A, WEW_v2.0, whole genome shotgun sequence genomic DNA carries:
- the LOC119298153 gene encoding non-specific lipid-transfer protein-like protein At2g13820, whose amino-acid sequence MTRDGAMGAAAAMVLVLAVLPAAVSGQAGVATSCTASLISTFTPCLNFVTGSTNGGGSPTQQCCRAVAGVVRTGADCACLILTGNVPFGLPINRTLAISLPRVCKSLSVPLVCRDTATQIPAPGPIAFAPALPPLPALPPESSVDETATSPAVEAPPVMQGQRPVVVPSSAWRGAGAPSVLLLAVASILALIS is encoded by the exons ATGACACGTGACGGTGCgatgggcgcggcggcggcgatggtgctGGTGCTGGCCGTGCTTCCGGCGGCGGTGTCGGGGCAGGCGGGGGTGGCGACGTCGTGCACGGCGTCGCTGATCAGCACCTTCACGCCGTGCCTCAACTTCGTGACGGGGAGCACCAACGGCGGGGGCTCGCCGACGCAGCAGTGCTGCAGGGCGGTGGCCGGGGTGGTCCGCACGGGCGCCGACTGCGCCTGCCTCATCCTCACCGGCAACGTGCCCTTCGGCCTCCCCATCAACCGCACCCTCGCCATCTCCCTCCCCAGGGTCTGCAAGTCGCTGTCCGTCCCGCTCGTCTGCAGAG ATACAGCGACGCAAATCCCAGCTCCAG GGCCCATTGCATTTGCCCCGGCGCTGCCTCCTCTGC CAGCGTTGCCACCGGAGTCGTCGGTGGATGAGACGGCGACGTCGCCGGCGGTGGAAGCGCCGCCGGTCATGCAGGGGCAGAGGCCGGTGGTGGTGCCCAGCTCGGCGTGGAGGGGCGCCGGTGCTCCCTCCGTTCTGCTGCTTGCAGTCGCATCCATTTTGGCTCTGATTTCTTAG
- the LOC119298154 gene encoding non-specific lipid transfer protein GPI-anchored 2-like: protein MGATYANVALLGLVLAVAAALLACQCAAQAPAPAPSGGGGGSGCMPELVSLSPCMGYMSGNATAPGEPCCAAVSGVLRSSPRCLCAVLGGTAATLGVAVDGARALQMPAACKVQAPPASQCDAMGAPMSSPATPYDPDVTPAGSGSKATPTPQYSHGNVNGAGRRTLAFAVAVVAIALTLVPEIF from the exons ATGGGAGCGACTTACGCCAACGTCGCGTTGCTCGGCCTTGTCCTGGCCGTGGCGGCCGCGCTGCTGGCGTGCCAGTGCGCGGCGCAGGCGCCGGCGCCGGCTCcatctggtggcggcggcggctctggGTGCATGCCGGAGCTCGTGAGCCTGTCGCCGTGCATGGGCTACATGTCAGGCAACGCGACGGCGCCCGGGGAGCCGTGCTGCGCGGCGGTGTCCGGCGTGCTGCGGTCCAGCCCGCGGTGCCTCTGCGCGGTGCTTGGCGGCACGGCGGCCACGCTCGGCGTGGCCGTGGACGGCGCCCGCGCGCTGCAGATGCCCGCGGCGTGCAAGGTCCAGGCCCCGCCCGCCAGCCAGTGCGACG CCATGGGAGCTCCGATGTCTTCTCCGGCGACGCCCTACGATCCCGACGTGACCCCTGCAG GGTCTGGATCGAAGGCCACTCCAACACCTCAGTACTCCCACGGGAACGTCAACGGAGCAGGAAGAAGAACTCTGGCCTTTGCCGTCGCCGTTGTAGCAATCGCTCTGACACTGGTTCCTGAGATCTTTTGA
- the LOC119303505 gene encoding uncharacterized protein LOC119303505: MENLHLEPKDLKYSLLEEVTNGFSEEHKVGTGGFGEVYKGVLDNGQEIAVKKLHYMPGLNDEQFKHEFNNLMRVQHQNIIRLVGYCYEIRHIHHELKGEYVFARVEERALCFEYLRGGSLDRHLSDEFSGLDWHTRYKIIKGICEGLNYLHKGSNDPMYHLGLKPANILLDEEMMPKIGDFGLSRLFASTKTFTTKILAGTLAYMPPEYIQKRQISEKYDIFSLGVIIIEIIAGPLGRFKYADMSSSEEFIQHVNKNWRKRIAEVDCRQVKRCIKIAVNCVDADKGNRPTIEDVIHELKEGEEQDKSQEPVVTRLGPWGGNGGMAYDITVTPHRLKSVTIYSGIIVDQLKFSYTDHSGHQRNVGQWGGSMSGDGYTIKLQPSEFLMEMAGTIGTFFRTHSNNVITSLALVTNQDRYGPFGRGGGSRFRVPMERNSNIVGFFARAGSHLDAIGVYVSRISHTTDHDGEEVVSCPGEEQEESQEPVATKLGPWGGNGGTAYDITVAPHRLESVTVYSGVIVDVLEFSYTDHSGHEHNVGPWGGPWEGNDGHKIKLRPSEFVTEISGTVGRFGRSYSNVITSLTMVTNEGTYGPFGEGRGSPFRNRVERNSKMVGFFARGGRYLHAIGVYVKPVHHTPDHDGEEAIS; the protein is encoded by the exons ATGGAGAACTTACATCTGGAACCAAAGGATCTGAAGTATTCATTATTAGAAGAAGTTACGAATGGATTCTCCGAGGAGCACAAGGTTGGCACTGGTGGGTTCGGAGAAGTATACAAG GGGGTGTTGGATAACGGGCAAGAGATCGCTGTGAAGAAGCTCCATTACATGCCAGGACTTAATGATGAGCAATTCAAGCATGAATTTAATAACCTCATGAGGGTCCAACATCAGAATATCATCCGATTAGTTGGCTACTGCTATGAGATACGCCATATACATCATGAACTCAAAGGAGAATATGTTTTTGCTAGAGTAGAAGAAAGAGCTCTCTGCTTCGAATACTTGCGGGGTGGTAGCCTTGATAGGCATCTTTCTG ATGAATTTTCTGGACTTGATTGGCACACACGTTACAAAATAATTAAGGGAATCTGTGAAGGATTAAATTACCTTCACAAGGGATCGAATGACCCTATGTACCATCTTGGCTTGAAGCCTGCGAACATATTGTTAGATGAGGAAATGATGCCAAAAATAGGAGATTTTGGTTTGTCAAGACTCTTTGCTTCAACAAAAACCTTTACCACAAAAATACTTGCTGGAACACT GGCCTACATGCCACCAGAGTACATACAAAAGCGCCAAATCTCCGAAAAGTATGACATATTCAGCTTAGGTGTGATAATCATAGAGATAATTGCGGGACCTCTGGGCCGTTTCAAATATGCAGATATGTCGTCTTCTGAAGAATTTATTCAGCAT GTAAACAAGAATTGGAGGAAAAGGATTGCTGAAGTAGATTGTCGACAAGTCAAGAGATGCATCAAAATAGCAGTAAATTGTGTGGATGCTGATAAAGGCAATAGGCCTACTATAGAGGATGTTATCCATGAACTGAAAGAAGGAGAAGAGCAGGACAAG TCCCAGGAGCCAGTAGTTACTAGGCTTGGGCCTTGGGGTGGAAATGGAGGAATGGCTTATGACATCACAGTAACACCCCACCGTCTGAAAAGTGTGACAATTTACAGTGGCATTATAGTTGATCAACTTAAGTTCTCATATACTGATCATAGTGGACATCAGCGCAATGTTGGTCAGTGGGGTGGTTCAATGAGCGGTGATGGGTATACG ATTAAGCTTCAGCCATCGGAGTTTCTGATGGAAATGGCTGGAACAATCGGCACATTTTTCAGAACTCACTCCAACAATGTTATAACATCGCTGGCACTGGTCACCAATCAGGATAGATATGGACCTTTCGGGCGCGGAGGAGGAAGTCGATTCCGCGTCCCAATGGAAAGAAATTCCAACATTGTTGGCTTCTTTGCGCGCGCAGGGAGCCATCTCGATGCAATTGGCGTGTATGTGAGTCGCATCAGTCACACCACCGATCATGATGGAGAGGAGGTGGTCTCTTGTCCAGGAGAAGAGCAGGAGGAG TCTCAGGAGCCCGTGGCTACTAAGCTTGGGCCTTGGGGAGGAAATGGAGGAACGGCTTACGACATCACAGTCGCACCCCACCGTCTGGAAAGCGTGACAGTTTACAGTGGCGTTATAGTTGATGTACTTGAGTTTTCATATACTGATCATAGTGGGCATGAGCACAATGTTGGTCCGTGGGGTGGCCCATGGGAGGGCAATGATGGGCATAAG ATTAAGCTTCGGCCGTCGGAATTTGTGACAGAAATTTCTGGAACAGTCGGCAGATTCGGCAGATCGTATTCCAACGTTATAACATCGCTGACGATGGTCACCAATGAGGGTACATATGGACCTTTCGGGGAAGGGCGAGGAAGTCCGTTCCGCAACCGAGTGGAACGCAATTCCAAAATGGTTGGCTTCTTCGCGCGCGGGGGGAGATATCTTCATGCAATTGGCGTATATGTGAAACCCGTCCATCACACCCCTGATCATGATGGAGAGGAAGCGATCTCTTGA
- the LOC119298155 gene encoding uncharacterized N-acetyltransferase p20-like — MERGQEALSAKKPALEVTLRRFSLADVDAMMAWASDPQVAAPCRWEPYESTEPLLAFIRDAVLPHPWFRAICLAGDDDRPVGAISVSPTDDACRAELGYVLARAHWGKGVATTAVRRAVAAVMGVARTACADAFR; from the coding sequence ATGGAGCGCGGCCAAGAAGCGCTGTCCGCAAAGAAACCGGCCCTGGAGGTGACGCTCCGGCGGTTCAGCCTCGCCGACGTGGACGCCATGATGGCGTGGGCGTCGGACCCGCAGGTGGCCGCCCCCTGCCGCTGGGAGCCCTACGAGTCCACGGAGCCCCTGCTCGCCTTCATCCGCGACGCCGTGCTGCCGCACCCTTGGTTCCGGGCCatctgcctcgccggcgacgacgacCGCCCCGTCGGCGCGATCTCCGTGTCACCGACGGACGACGCGTGCCGCGCGGAGCTCGGGTACGTGCTGGCGCGCGCGCACTGGGGCAAGGGCGTGGCCACGACGGCCGTGCGGCGGGCGGTGGCCGCGGTCATGGGGGTTGCGCGAACCGCTTGTGCCGATGCGTTTAGGTGA
- the LOC119300194 gene encoding non-specific lipid transfer protein GPI-anchored 2-like, translating to MGTTYANVALLGLALAVTAALMACRCAAQAEAPAPAPSGVSGGSGCMPELVSLSPCMGYMSGDATAPGEPCCAAVSGVLRSSPQCLCAVLGGTAATLGVALDGARALQMPAACRVQAPPASQCDAMGVPLSSPATPYDPDATPAGSGSKATPTPQYSRGNVNRAARRSLAFVVAVVARALVRGP from the exons ATGGGAACGACTTACGCCAACGTCGCGTTGCTCGGCCTTGCCCTGGCCGTGACGGCCGCGCTGATGGCGTGCCGGTGCGCGGCGCAGGCcgaggcgccggcgccggcgccctcaGGGGTCAGCGGGGGCTCCGGGTGCATGCCGGAGCTCGTGAGCCTGTCGCCGTGCATGGGCTACATGTCGGGCGACGCGACGGCGCCCGGGGAGCCGTGCTGCGCGGCGGTGTCCGGCGTGCTGCGGTCCAGCCCGCAGTGCCTCTGCGCGGTGCTCGGCGGCACGGCGGCCACGCTCGGCGTCGCCCTGGACGGTGCCCGCGCGCTGCAGATGCCCGCGGCGTGCAGGGTCCAGGCGCCGCCCGCCAGCCAGTGCGACG CCATGGGCGTTCCGCTGTCTTCTCCGGCGACGCCCTACGATCCAGACGCTACGCCGGCAG GTTCTGGATCCAAGGCCACTCCGACGCCTCAGTACTCCCGCGGGAACGTCAACAGAGCAGCAAGGAGAAGTCTGGCCTTCGTCGTCGCCGTCGTAGCAAGGGCTCTCGTTCGTGGACCCTGA